In one window of Saprospiraceae bacterium DNA:
- a CDS encoding SDR family NAD(P)-dependent oxidoreductase — MKKAIIIGAGHGIGQAVALRFGKEGFHISLIARTENKLEVLAGALQAENITADYFMADVSDEAGLKIAITDCIQKNGFPDLVLFNASAIHVQDVLEESWKNIQSCFAISTGGAFQTAQFFLPAMLKSNTGKLFFTGGGTALQGAPMFVSLSIGKAGMRNLVQALVERAKNSQVHIAQLTVCGKVDVADAKYSPALIAEEYWKLYQQVPGNYQHEVVY, encoded by the coding sequence ATGAAAAAAGCGATCATCATTGGCGCCGGTCATGGAATCGGACAAGCCGTTGCACTGCGATTTGGAAAAGAAGGCTTTCATATCTCTTTGATTGCACGTACGGAAAATAAATTAGAAGTATTGGCCGGGGCTTTACAAGCCGAAAATATCACTGCTGATTATTTTATGGCCGATGTGAGCGACGAAGCAGGATTAAAAATTGCCATAACCGATTGCATTCAAAAAAATGGCTTCCCGGATTTGGTATTATTCAATGCTTCAGCCATCCATGTCCAGGATGTGTTGGAAGAAAGTTGGAAGAATATTCAATCTTGTTTTGCAATCAGCACCGGTGGTGCATTTCAAACTGCACAATTCTTCCTCCCGGCAATGTTAAAAAGCAATACCGGAAAATTATTCTTTACCGGAGGTGGCACTGCTCTCCAAGGGGCACCCATGTTTGTTTCTCTGAGCATCGGTAAAGCCGGAATGCGCAATCTGGTGCAGGCACTTGTTGAGAGGGCCAAGAATTCGCAAGTCCATATTGCACAACTTACCGTTTGTGGAAAAGTGGATGTTGCCGATGCGAAGTATAGTCCGGCCTTAATCGCCGAAGAATACTGGAAGCTGTACCAGCAAGTACCCGGGAATTATCAACATGAGGTGGTGTATTGA
- a CDS encoding OsmC family peroxiredoxin has protein sequence MQIKRTATADWNGTGKEGTGRLSTQSGVLCDTEYSYPTRFEDKPGTNPEELIGAAHAGCFSMKLAFVMNAGGFTADHIHTTATVVLENGAIPVIMLHTKVKANGLTAELLHEFTANAKANCPVSKLLNAEVMLTAELLD, from the coding sequence ATGCAAATTAAAAGAACAGCTACTGCCGATTGGAACGGCACCGGAAAAGAAGGGACTGGTCGTTTAAGTACACAAAGCGGAGTCTTGTGCGATACAGAATATTCATATCCTACCCGATTTGAAGATAAACCGGGAACCAATCCCGAAGAATTGATTGGAGCTGCACACGCTGGTTGCTTCTCGATGAAACTTGCCTTTGTCATGAATGCAGGTGGATTCACTGCCGATCACATCCATACCACAGCAACCGTAGTGCTTGAGAATGGCGCAATTCCGGTGATCATGTTGCATACCAAAGTAAAAGCAAATGGACTCACCGCAGAGTTATTGCATGAATTTACAGCGAATGCTAAAGCAAACTGTCCCGTATCCAAGCTGTTGAATGCGGAAGTCATGTTAACTGCAGAGCTTTTGGATTAA
- a CDS encoding DUF4783 domain-containing protein, whose translation MRYSMMVLLTFCGLAVQSQGFNTFLDHMRKSDMAAMSELMDQRMQYCFNDQIEIADKSVVIKALKAFLDRNAPKSIQPVHKGNAKGEDSSFSIAQMDAQNGRKYRIYLYGELVQNKFLIKELRIDPL comes from the coding sequence ATGAGATACTCTATGATGGTTTTGTTGACTTTTTGTGGATTGGCTGTCCAGTCTCAGGGATTCAACACTTTTCTGGATCACATGCGAAAATCCGATATGGCGGCTATGTCAGAGCTTATGGATCAACGCATGCAATATTGTTTCAACGACCAAATTGAGATTGCCGACAAATCTGTAGTGATCAAAGCCCTGAAAGCATTTCTCGACAGAAATGCACCAAAATCAATTCAACCGGTACACAAAGGGAATGCCAAAGGGGAGGATTCCAGTTTTTCAATTGCGCAGATGGATGCACAAAATGGCAGAAAATACCGAATCTATCTATATGGCGAATTGGTTCAAAATAAGTTTTTGATCAAGGAATTGCGCATCGATCCGCTTTAG